In the Arthrobacter sp. 31Y genome, one interval contains:
- the mptB gene encoding polyprenol phosphomannose-dependent alpha 1,6 mannosyltransferase MptB has translation MTVPVPAAQLAGAATPSADAVAGEVDNARSPLIAGFIGSMFMVFGSLGVGWLAPVSELRRLPLFIWMRTEGVGVGLSIVLLAIGGMLLVRAWLRLGQRVRVWGLEARKATLQAVAAWGLPMMFTVPLFSRDVYAYIGQGRLMVEGINPYENGISALPNYFQLGADKMWTEAPVPYGQLFLWIEQFVVWVTNVQPEASIMLFRLVAAAGVVLCIIYVPKLAELHGVNPHRALWLTAANPLFLTNFIASVHNDALMIGLALAGLYYCATRRVIQGLVLVTLSISIKPITVVFLPFIGLLWAGKHASWPRKFLYWFLTAALSFGLLYALSLVNGFGFGWINGLSAPGSVWIWYAPVGLIGMVVALIFNAFGLDGWALAKWVYDAGKVLMVAAVAWLIFRGDYDRLMRRLTLAFAVIVLLAPMIQSWYVVWLIPLFAVTGIRNDWQVKALYFIVSFFMVYAISDQLDVFPYLQSEDLGLALILARYGAALIALLFAIYLIFVDPKTKGLFRVRDEAGLRPII, from the coding sequence ATGACGGTGCCAGTACCCGCCGCCCAGTTGGCAGGGGCAGCAACGCCGTCAGCCGACGCTGTAGCCGGCGAGGTAGATAACGCACGTTCGCCACTGATCGCCGGCTTCATTGGTTCGATGTTCATGGTGTTTGGCTCGTTGGGCGTTGGCTGGCTTGCGCCGGTCTCCGAACTCCGTCGTTTGCCGCTCTTTATCTGGATGCGCACCGAAGGCGTGGGCGTTGGTCTGTCCATTGTGTTGTTGGCCATCGGTGGCATGCTGCTGGTCCGCGCCTGGCTTCGGCTGGGCCAACGCGTCCGGGTGTGGGGATTGGAAGCCCGAAAGGCAACGCTGCAGGCCGTTGCGGCCTGGGGTTTGCCCATGATGTTCACCGTTCCCCTCTTCAGTAGGGACGTGTACGCCTACATCGGTCAAGGCCGGTTGATGGTGGAAGGCATAAATCCCTATGAGAACGGGATTTCAGCCCTGCCCAACTACTTCCAGCTCGGCGCTGACAAGATGTGGACCGAGGCGCCGGTTCCCTATGGCCAGTTGTTCCTGTGGATTGAGCAGTTTGTGGTGTGGGTGACCAATGTGCAGCCCGAAGCAAGCATCATGCTTTTCCGGCTTGTTGCCGCAGCGGGCGTCGTCCTCTGCATCATTTACGTGCCTAAGCTGGCAGAGCTCCACGGCGTGAATCCGCACAGGGCGCTGTGGCTGACAGCGGCCAACCCGCTCTTCCTCACCAACTTCATTGCCAGTGTCCATAACGACGCCTTGATGATCGGGCTGGCACTGGCAGGCCTCTACTATTGCGCAACCCGCCGTGTCATTCAGGGGCTGGTGTTGGTCACGCTCTCCATCTCGATTAAGCCGATCACGGTGGTGTTTCTCCCCTTCATTGGACTTTTGTGGGCCGGCAAGCATGCCTCATGGCCGCGCAAATTCCTCTACTGGTTCCTCACTGCGGCCCTGAGCTTCGGTCTTCTCTATGCCTTGAGCTTGGTCAACGGTTTCGGATTCGGTTGGATCAACGGCCTGTCAGCACCCGGCAGCGTGTGGATCTGGTATGCGCCCGTTGGTCTCATCGGAATGGTTGTTGCCCTAATCTTCAACGCCTTTGGCTTGGACGGCTGGGCTTTGGCGAAATGGGTTTACGACGCCGGCAAGGTGCTGATGGTTGCAGCGGTGGCCTGGCTGATTTTCCGGGGCGACTACGATCGCCTGATGCGCCGCCTTACCCTGGCTTTTGCTGTTATTGTCCTTCTCGCCCCCATGATCCAGTCGTGGTACGTGGTGTGGTTGATACCGCTTTTCGCTGTGACCGGTATCCGCAATGACTGGCAGGTCAAAGCGCTCTATTTCATCGTTTCGTTCTTCATGGTCTACGCGATCTCGGACCAGTTGGACGTTTTTCCTTACCTTCAAAGCGAAGACTTGGGACTGGCCCTCATTTTGGCCCGTTACGGTGCAGCCCTCATTGCGCTCTTGTTCGCCATTTACCTGATCTTCGTGGACCCGAAGACAAAGGGCTTGTTCCGTGTGCGGGATGAAGCCGGTTTGCGTCCTATTATTTAG
- a CDS encoding single-stranded DNA-binding protein produces the protein MDCPLNFIQRLGTVYWYTVQSFRFLAGHVGCSIKKGQRVLVIGRLRLRQWEHEGRVYHVAEIDAESVGHDLMWGSANFTRMNGTSAPADSAPALESPGTPDSNNEWDSEDQGTIPPEDESIASTVDDPDGTGPLLVNTTTGELVGAGV, from the coding sequence TTGGACTGCCCTCTAAATTTCATACAACGACTTGGTACCGTCTACTGGTACACCGTTCAGTCATTCCGCTTCCTCGCCGGGCATGTTGGATGCAGCATCAAAAAGGGACAACGGGTGCTCGTCATTGGGAGGCTACGGCTGCGGCAATGGGAACATGAGGGCCGCGTCTACCATGTGGCTGAAATCGACGCCGAATCAGTAGGGCATGACCTCATGTGGGGCTCTGCCAACTTCACCCGAATGAATGGCACCTCAGCCCCTGCTGACTCGGCACCTGCTTTGGAATCGCCCGGGACCCCTGACAGCAACAATGAGTGGGACTCCGAAGACCAAGGCACAATTCCGCCCGAAGACGAGTCCATCGCCAGCACCGTCGACGACCCTGACGGCACTGGCCCTCTACTGGTCAACACCACAACCGGGGAATTGGTGGGTGCCGGCGTTTGA
- the orn gene encoding oligoribonuclease — protein sequence MPITNERIVWIDCEMTGLDLINDALIEVAALVTDSELNILGDGVDVVIKPDDAALEQMNDFVRDMHTRSKLLDELPHGKTMAEAEAQVLEYIEKWVPDPRKAPLGGNSVGTDRMFLARDMPNIVEHLHYRVIDVSTIKELSRRWFPRAYFQSPAKHGGHRALGDIKDSIDELRYYRQAVFVPAPGPDTATAQRISKDIVATAETLGSSERV from the coding sequence GTGCCTATTACTAATGAACGCATCGTCTGGATCGACTGCGAGATGACCGGCTTGGACCTCATAAACGACGCCTTGATCGAGGTTGCCGCGTTGGTGACGGATTCCGAGCTCAACATTCTGGGCGACGGCGTAGATGTCGTCATCAAGCCCGACGACGCCGCGCTGGAGCAAATGAACGACTTTGTGCGGGACATGCACACCCGCTCCAAGCTCTTGGACGAGCTCCCCCACGGAAAGACCATGGCCGAGGCTGAGGCACAGGTCCTCGAGTACATCGAAAAGTGGGTTCCGGATCCCCGCAAGGCCCCCTTGGGCGGAAACTCCGTGGGAACAGACAGGATGTTCCTGGCCAGGGACATGCCCAACATTGTGGAACACCTTCATTACCGCGTCATAGACGTCAGCACCATCAAGGAACTCTCACGCCGCTGGTTCCCGCGCGCGTACTTCCAGTCCCCCGCCAAGCATGGTGGCCACCGCGCGTTGGGCGACATCAAGGACTCCATTGACGAGCTCCGGTACTACCGCCAGGCAGTTTTTGTTCCGGCGCCGGGACCGGACACCGCCACGGCCCAGCGCATTTC
- a CDS encoding DNA alkylation repair protein — MTNNVLVQSIRSGLHSAADATRGLEAQAYMKSEMPSLGVRVPEVRKIVKAAAKEFPVRSPDDLRNAVWELWRHAKAREERYAAIDLTGLRMVKDDLQMLPVYEEIIRTGAWWDLVDGVAHRICGLLLAHRSTMTPVLLQWSKDDDMWVRRAAITAQLGAKSKTDASLLAEVISPNLSDNEFFIRKAIGWALREYSKTDPAWVRAFASSNAGALSPLSTREALRLLPPS; from the coding sequence ATGACCAACAATGTCCTCGTGCAATCCATCCGGTCTGGTCTCCATTCAGCCGCTGACGCCACGCGGGGACTTGAAGCCCAGGCGTACATGAAATCGGAGATGCCTTCTTTGGGCGTGCGGGTTCCCGAGGTACGCAAAATTGTGAAGGCGGCAGCGAAGGAGTTCCCGGTTAGGTCACCAGATGATTTGAGGAACGCCGTATGGGAACTGTGGCGTCATGCTAAGGCACGTGAAGAACGGTACGCAGCCATCGACCTGACGGGCCTGCGAATGGTCAAGGATGACCTGCAAATGCTACCCGTTTACGAGGAGATTATTCGGACAGGAGCTTGGTGGGACCTCGTGGACGGAGTCGCGCACCGGATCTGTGGACTCCTGCTCGCCCACAGATCCACCATGACTCCGGTCCTTCTTCAATGGTCCAAGGATGATGACATGTGGGTTCGTCGGGCGGCAATCACTGCACAACTGGGAGCCAAGTCAAAGACTGACGCCAGCCTCCTGGCAGAAGTTATCTCCCCGAATCTCTCCGACAACGAGTTCTTCATTCGTAAGGCGATCGGATGGGCCCTACGCGAGTACAGCAAAACGGACCCTGCGTGGGTCAGGGCATTCGCTTCCAGCAACGCAGGCGCCCTGAGTCCACTATCCACCCGCGAGGCACTGCGGCTGTTGCCGCCCAGCTAA
- the map gene encoding type I methionyl aminopeptidase, translating to MSMLKSPDQIAMMREAGRIVANALSAVRKHSAVGISLEELDDVAAAVISDAGAKPAFLDYHPRWAAVPFPGVICTSVNDAVVHGIPNGYVLEDGDLLSVDCGAFLEGWCGDAAVSFVVGTADPGDQELVEATEAALARGIEAARVGNKMGDLAYAIGGEAKRAGFGLLADHGGHGIGRTMHAEPPVPNLGRPGRGMKLEAGLVIAIEPMLILGGKDDYYHDEDEWTLRSANGRRAAHSEHTIAITAEGPLILTLP from the coding sequence ATGTCGATGCTGAAATCACCGGACCAGATTGCGATGATGCGTGAGGCCGGCCGCATTGTGGCCAATGCACTGTCCGCCGTAAGGAAGCACTCTGCCGTGGGCATTTCGCTTGAGGAGCTGGACGACGTCGCGGCCGCCGTGATCTCCGACGCTGGAGCCAAGCCCGCCTTCCTCGATTACCATCCGCGGTGGGCGGCAGTGCCGTTCCCGGGCGTGATTTGTACCAGCGTCAACGACGCCGTGGTCCACGGGATCCCGAATGGATACGTTCTGGAGGACGGCGATCTGCTGAGTGTTGATTGCGGCGCTTTCCTGGAAGGCTGGTGTGGTGATGCGGCCGTCAGCTTTGTTGTAGGCACCGCAGACCCGGGGGACCAGGAGTTGGTGGAAGCCACAGAGGCGGCACTCGCGCGGGGGATCGAGGCAGCCCGTGTCGGGAACAAGATGGGTGACCTTGCCTATGCAATCGGCGGTGAGGCGAAACGTGCGGGCTTTGGGTTGTTGGCTGATCACGGTGGGCATGGCATCGGCCGAACAATGCATGCCGAGCCTCCCGTTCCCAACCTGGGCCGGCCTGGCCGGGGCATGAAGCTCGAAGCCGGTCTGGTCATTGCCATTGAACCCATGTTGATACTGGGCGGCAAGGACGACTATTACCACGACGAGGACGAATGGACTCTTCGTTCAGCAAACGGCCGACGCGCCGCCCACAGCGAACACACGATAGCTATCACGGCTGAGGGACCGCTCATCCTGACGCTGCCGTAG